The following proteins are co-located in the Procambarus clarkii isolate CNS0578487 chromosome 4, FALCON_Pclarkii_2.0, whole genome shotgun sequence genome:
- the LOC123751624 gene encoding aminopeptidase N isoform X1, translated as MMTGSRRAGDVLAMEGNHPDHVLAFGKTKGCYVSRSVAVLLGVFFVSGLVATGLLVYYYAPQGTDPNQESLLLSKTQQSTERKPMLARRRTSNSTKRLTPVRSNTTSKRLSGTKTKTGISFSSTRAPTSPLPITTEAPFLEEIDARLPKALKPLHYLVKLQPFINGNFSILGYVEVEMEVLEPTLNITLHIADIITKNDTIRVVPVGNTEGLGLNIKKHEYDHERQFYVAHLEEELQQGHKYILSMEFIGYLNDQLHGFYRSNYRDSDGTEKTLAVTQFQATDARRAFPCFDEPSLKATFEVYLGRTTNMSSISNMPIIETIPMEDQEGWVWDHYDTSVPMSTYLVAFVVSDFASLAITTANNHTLFRVWARGSALEQAEYARLVGPPILTHFEDYFNQSYPLPKQDMVAIPDFSAGAMENWGLITYRETAMLYDPGVSAASNKQYVVAVVAHELAHQWFGNLVTPRWWTDLWLNEGFASYVEYIGINHVEPTWQVMEQFVLNEVQIVFSLDSLESSHPISIPVGHPDEISQIFDRISYAKGASIIRMMNHFLTEDTFRKGLSNYLDAFKYGNAEQDDLWEHLTEAAHQDGTLPLHLTVKTIMDTWTLQMGYPVIMVDRSPDGTSAIVSQERFLLVKEALVSEDTHVYKWWVPLTYTGGDDPNFNNTQVKVWMKESETHITIPSLPNKDHWVIFNLRETGYYRVNYDLHNWNLLIQQLLADHRVIHTINRAQIIDDAMNLAKAGQVEYDTALGVYNYLGQETEYVPWAAAINNLAYLKEMFARTGGYGALKRYLLDILVPLYNTLGFADSPGDPLLDQYTRQKALTWACELDHPDCLKNAAAIYAHWMNNPKNNSSIISPNLKSTVYCHAIGVGGEKEWNFAWEEYLSSNVGSEKNRLLSAMGCTKEVWILSRYLEMAFSPDSGIRKQDAFRVFGAVAANEVGRPLAWSFLQDQWDTIFEFYGKAKSRLIKSATSFFNTVQQLKELRLFRREHLEDLESVSRSVQQVIERTKINIAWMNENYKVIVNWLDKNGYSTKLSSA; from the exons ATGATGACTGGCTCCCGCCGAGCCGGAGACGTGCTGGCTATGGAGGGCAATCATCCAGATCATGTCTTGGCGTTCGGGAAGACCAAAGGCTGCTACGTCAGCAGAAGCGTGGCCGTCCTGCTGGGCGTCTTCTTCGTCAGTGGGCTGGTGGCCACGGGGCTCCTGGTCTACTACTACGCGCCACAGGGGACGGACCCTAATCAGGAGTCACTCTTGCTCTCTAAAACACAG CAGTCGACGGAGCGCAAGCCTATGCTAGCCCGGAGACGCACCTCAAATTCTACCAAGCGCCTCACCCCCGTCaggtccaacaccaccagcaaacgACTCTCAGGCACTAAGACCAAAACAGGCATCAGTTTCAGCAGCACAAGGGCGCCTACAtctcccctccccatcaccacggaGGCGCCATTTCTCGAAGAGATAGACGCCCGTCTTCCCAAAGCCCTGAAGCCCCTCCACTACCTGGTCAAGCTTCAACCCTTCATCAACGGCAACTTCAGCATCCTGGGCTACGTGGAGGTCGAGATGGAGGTGTTGGAGCCCACCCTCAACATCACTCTCCACATCGCCGACATCATCACCAAGAATGACACTATCAGG gtggtgcctgTGGGGAACACGGAAGGCCTTGGCTTGAATATAAAGAAACACGAGTATGATCATGAGCGGCAGTTCTACGTGGCTCATCTGGAAGAGGAGCTGCAGCAGGGTCACAAGTACATCCTCTCCATGGAGTTCATAGGCTATCTCAACGACCAGCTCCATGGTTTCTACCGCTCCAATTACAGGGACTCCGACGGTACCGAAAA GACGTTGGCGGTGACGCAGTTCCAGGCGACGGACGCGCGACGAGCCTTCCCGTGCTTCGACGAGCCCAGTCTCAAGGCCACCTTCGAGGTCTACCTGGGTCGCACCACCAACATGTCCTCTATATCTAACATGCCCATCATCGAGACTATACCCAT GGAGGATCAGGAGGGTTGGGTGTGGGATCATTACGACACAAGCGTCCCGATGTCCACCTACCTGGTCGCCTTTGTCGTGTCAGACTTCGCCAGCCTCGCCATCACCACCGCCAACAACCACACCTTGTTCAGGG TGTGGGCGAGGGGGTCGGCGCTGGAGCAGGCGGAGTACGCCAGGCTTGTCGGGCCGCCCATTCTCACCCACTTCGAGGACTACTTCAACCAATCCTACCCGCTCCCCAAGCAGGACATGGTCGCCATCCCGGACTTCTCTGCGGGAGCCATGGAGAACTGGGGACTCATTACCTACAG GGAGACGGCCATGCTCTACGACCCCGGCGTGTCGGCCGCCTCCAACAAGCAGTacgtagtggcggtggtggctcaCGAGCTGGCCCACCAGTGGTTCGGTAACCTGGTCACGCCCAGGTGGTGGACCGACCTCTGGCTCAACGAAGGCTTCGCCTCCTACGTCGAGTACATTGGCATCAATCAT gtGGAGCCGACCTGGCAGGTGATGGAGCAGTTTGTGCTGAACGAGGTACAGATCGTGTTCAGTTTGGACAGCCTAGAGTCCTCCCACCCCATCAGTATCCCCGTCGGGCACCCGGATGAGATCAGCCAGATCTTCGACAGGATCTCTTATGCAAAAG GTGCGTCCATCATCCGCATGATGAACCACTTCCTAACTGAGGACACCTTCAGGAAGGGCTTGAGCAACTACCTCGATGCCTT CAAGTATGGGAACGCCGAGCAGGACGACCTTTGGGAACACCTGACGGAGGCGGCCCATCAGGACGGTACACTGCCCCTTCACCTCACTGTCAAGACCATCATGGACACCTGGACGCTGCAGATGGGTTACCCCGTCATAATGGTGGACAGGAGCCCGGACGGTACTTCCGCTATTGTCTCCCAG GAACGGTTCCTCTTGGTAAAGGAAGCATTGGTCTCGGAGGACACCCACGTCTACAAGTGGTGGGTGCCGTTGACCTACACAGGTGGGGACGATCCCAACTTCAACAATACACAGGTCAAGGTGTGGATGAAGGAGTCCGAGACACACATCACCATCCCGTCCCTGCCCAACAAGGACCATTGGGTCATCTTCAACCTGCGAGAGACGGGTTATTACAGAGTTAACTACGATCTCCACAACTGGAACCTGCTTATCCAGCAACTGCTCGCTGACCACCGGGTCATCCACACCATCAACAGAGCTCAGATTATCGATGACGCCATGAACCTCGCCAAAGCAG GTCAAGTAGAGTACGACACTGCTCTAGGGGTGTACAACTACCTGGGTCAGGAGACAGAGTACGTGCCCTGGGCCGCTGCTATCAACAATCTGGCTTACCTGAAGGAGATGTTCGCCCGTACCGGAGGCTACGGAGCTCTCAAG AGGTACTTACTGGACATCCTGGTGCCCCTGTACAACACCCTGGGGTTCGCCGATAGCCCGGGCGACCCGCTGCTGGACCAATACACGCGACAGAAGGCGCTGACGTGGGCCTGCGAGCTGGACCACCCGGACTGTCTCAAGAACGCCGCAGCCATATACGCCCACTGGATGAATAACCCCAAAAACAACAG TAGCATAATCTCGCCCAACCTGAAGTCGACGGTGTACTGCCACGCCATCGGTGTGGGCGGGGAGAAGGAGTGGAACTTCGCCTGGGAGGAATACCTCAGTAGCAACGTCGGCTCCGAGAAGAACCGCCTCCTCTCCGCCATGGGATGCACCAAGGAGGTCTGGATACTGTCCCG GTACCTGGAGATGGCCTTCAGCCCTGATAGCGGCATCAGGAAGCAGGACGCCTTCAGAGTGTTCGGCGCCGTAGCTGCCAACGAGGTGGGTCGACCCCTCGCCTGGAGCTTCCTGCAGGACCAGTGGGATACCATCTTTGAGTT CTATGGGAAGGCCAAGTCCAGGTTGATCAAGTCTGCCACCAGTTTCTTCAACACCGTCCAGCAACTCAAGGAG
- the LOC123751624 gene encoding aminopeptidase N isoform X2, producing MMTGSRRAGDVLAMEGNHPDHVLAFGKTKGCYVSRSVAVLLGVFFVSGLVATGLLVYYYAPQGTDPNQESLLLSKTQQSTERKPMLARRRTSNSTKRLTPVRSNTTSKRLSGTKTKTGISFSSTRAPTSPLPITTEAPFLEEIDARLPKALKPLHYLVKLQPFINGNFSILGYVEVEMEVLEPTLNITLHIADIITKNDTIRVVPVGNTEGLGLNIKKHEYDHERQFYVAHLEEELQQGHKYILSMEFIGYLNDQLHGFYRSNYRDSDGTEKTLAVTQFQATDARRAFPCFDEPSLKATFEVYLGRTTNMSSISNMPIIETIPMEDQEGWVWDHYDTSVPMSTYLVAFVVSDFASLAITTANNHTLFRVWARGSALEQAEYARLVGPPILTHFEDYFNQSYPLPKQDMVAIPDFSAGAMENWGLITYRETAMLYDPGVSAASNKQYVVAVVAHELAHQWFGNLVTPRWWTDLWLNEGFASYVEYIGINHVEPTWQVMEQFVLNEVQIVFSLDSLESSHPISIPVGHPDEISQIFDRISYAKGASIIRMMNHFLTEDTFRKGLSNYLDAFKYGNAEQDDLWEHLTEAAHQDGTLPLHLTVKTIMDTWTLQMGYPVIMVDRSPDGTSAIVSQERFLLVKEALVSEDTHVYKWWVPLTYTGGDDPNFNNTQVKVWMKESETHITIPSLPNKDHWVIFNLRETGYYRVNYDLHNWNLLIQQLLADHRVIHTINRAQIIDDAMNLAKAGQVEYDTALGVYNYLGQETEYVPWAAAINNLAYLKEMFARTGGYGALKRYLLDILVPLYNTLGFADSPGDPLLDQYTRQKALTWACELDHPDCLKNAAAIYAHWMNNPKNNSIISPNLKSTVYCHAIGVGGEKEWNFAWEEYLSSNVGSEKNRLLSAMGCTKEVWILSRYLEMAFSPDSGIRKQDAFRVFGAVAANEVGRPLAWSFLQDQWDTIFEFYGKAKSRLIKSATSFFNTVQQLKELRLFRREHLEDLESVSRSVQQVIERTKINIAWMNENYKVIVNWLDKNGYSTKLSSA from the exons ATGATGACTGGCTCCCGCCGAGCCGGAGACGTGCTGGCTATGGAGGGCAATCATCCAGATCATGTCTTGGCGTTCGGGAAGACCAAAGGCTGCTACGTCAGCAGAAGCGTGGCCGTCCTGCTGGGCGTCTTCTTCGTCAGTGGGCTGGTGGCCACGGGGCTCCTGGTCTACTACTACGCGCCACAGGGGACGGACCCTAATCAGGAGTCACTCTTGCTCTCTAAAACACAG CAGTCGACGGAGCGCAAGCCTATGCTAGCCCGGAGACGCACCTCAAATTCTACCAAGCGCCTCACCCCCGTCaggtccaacaccaccagcaaacgACTCTCAGGCACTAAGACCAAAACAGGCATCAGTTTCAGCAGCACAAGGGCGCCTACAtctcccctccccatcaccacggaGGCGCCATTTCTCGAAGAGATAGACGCCCGTCTTCCCAAAGCCCTGAAGCCCCTCCACTACCTGGTCAAGCTTCAACCCTTCATCAACGGCAACTTCAGCATCCTGGGCTACGTGGAGGTCGAGATGGAGGTGTTGGAGCCCACCCTCAACATCACTCTCCACATCGCCGACATCATCACCAAGAATGACACTATCAGG gtggtgcctgTGGGGAACACGGAAGGCCTTGGCTTGAATATAAAGAAACACGAGTATGATCATGAGCGGCAGTTCTACGTGGCTCATCTGGAAGAGGAGCTGCAGCAGGGTCACAAGTACATCCTCTCCATGGAGTTCATAGGCTATCTCAACGACCAGCTCCATGGTTTCTACCGCTCCAATTACAGGGACTCCGACGGTACCGAAAA GACGTTGGCGGTGACGCAGTTCCAGGCGACGGACGCGCGACGAGCCTTCCCGTGCTTCGACGAGCCCAGTCTCAAGGCCACCTTCGAGGTCTACCTGGGTCGCACCACCAACATGTCCTCTATATCTAACATGCCCATCATCGAGACTATACCCAT GGAGGATCAGGAGGGTTGGGTGTGGGATCATTACGACACAAGCGTCCCGATGTCCACCTACCTGGTCGCCTTTGTCGTGTCAGACTTCGCCAGCCTCGCCATCACCACCGCCAACAACCACACCTTGTTCAGGG TGTGGGCGAGGGGGTCGGCGCTGGAGCAGGCGGAGTACGCCAGGCTTGTCGGGCCGCCCATTCTCACCCACTTCGAGGACTACTTCAACCAATCCTACCCGCTCCCCAAGCAGGACATGGTCGCCATCCCGGACTTCTCTGCGGGAGCCATGGAGAACTGGGGACTCATTACCTACAG GGAGACGGCCATGCTCTACGACCCCGGCGTGTCGGCCGCCTCCAACAAGCAGTacgtagtggcggtggtggctcaCGAGCTGGCCCACCAGTGGTTCGGTAACCTGGTCACGCCCAGGTGGTGGACCGACCTCTGGCTCAACGAAGGCTTCGCCTCCTACGTCGAGTACATTGGCATCAATCAT gtGGAGCCGACCTGGCAGGTGATGGAGCAGTTTGTGCTGAACGAGGTACAGATCGTGTTCAGTTTGGACAGCCTAGAGTCCTCCCACCCCATCAGTATCCCCGTCGGGCACCCGGATGAGATCAGCCAGATCTTCGACAGGATCTCTTATGCAAAAG GTGCGTCCATCATCCGCATGATGAACCACTTCCTAACTGAGGACACCTTCAGGAAGGGCTTGAGCAACTACCTCGATGCCTT CAAGTATGGGAACGCCGAGCAGGACGACCTTTGGGAACACCTGACGGAGGCGGCCCATCAGGACGGTACACTGCCCCTTCACCTCACTGTCAAGACCATCATGGACACCTGGACGCTGCAGATGGGTTACCCCGTCATAATGGTGGACAGGAGCCCGGACGGTACTTCCGCTATTGTCTCCCAG GAACGGTTCCTCTTGGTAAAGGAAGCATTGGTCTCGGAGGACACCCACGTCTACAAGTGGTGGGTGCCGTTGACCTACACAGGTGGGGACGATCCCAACTTCAACAATACACAGGTCAAGGTGTGGATGAAGGAGTCCGAGACACACATCACCATCCCGTCCCTGCCCAACAAGGACCATTGGGTCATCTTCAACCTGCGAGAGACGGGTTATTACAGAGTTAACTACGATCTCCACAACTGGAACCTGCTTATCCAGCAACTGCTCGCTGACCACCGGGTCATCCACACCATCAACAGAGCTCAGATTATCGATGACGCCATGAACCTCGCCAAAGCAG GTCAAGTAGAGTACGACACTGCTCTAGGGGTGTACAACTACCTGGGTCAGGAGACAGAGTACGTGCCCTGGGCCGCTGCTATCAACAATCTGGCTTACCTGAAGGAGATGTTCGCCCGTACCGGAGGCTACGGAGCTCTCAAG AGGTACTTACTGGACATCCTGGTGCCCCTGTACAACACCCTGGGGTTCGCCGATAGCCCGGGCGACCCGCTGCTGGACCAATACACGCGACAGAAGGCGCTGACGTGGGCCTGCGAGCTGGACCACCCGGACTGTCTCAAGAACGCCGCAGCCATATACGCCCACTGGATGAATAACCCCAAAAACAACAG CATAATCTCGCCCAACCTGAAGTCGACGGTGTACTGCCACGCCATCGGTGTGGGCGGGGAGAAGGAGTGGAACTTCGCCTGGGAGGAATACCTCAGTAGCAACGTCGGCTCCGAGAAGAACCGCCTCCTCTCCGCCATGGGATGCACCAAGGAGGTCTGGATACTGTCCCG GTACCTGGAGATGGCCTTCAGCCCTGATAGCGGCATCAGGAAGCAGGACGCCTTCAGAGTGTTCGGCGCCGTAGCTGCCAACGAGGTGGGTCGACCCCTCGCCTGGAGCTTCCTGCAGGACCAGTGGGATACCATCTTTGAGTT CTATGGGAAGGCCAAGTCCAGGTTGATCAAGTCTGCCACCAGTTTCTTCAACACCGTCCAGCAACTCAAGGAG
- the LOC123751624 gene encoding aminopeptidase N isoform X3: MMTGSRRAGDVLAMEGNHPDHVLAFGKTKGCYVSRSVAVLLGVFFVSGLVATGLLVYYYAPQGTDPNQESLLLSKTQSTERKPMLARRRTSNSTKRLTPVRSNTTSKRLSGTKTKTGISFSSTRAPTSPLPITTEAPFLEEIDARLPKALKPLHYLVKLQPFINGNFSILGYVEVEMEVLEPTLNITLHIADIITKNDTIRVVPVGNTEGLGLNIKKHEYDHERQFYVAHLEEELQQGHKYILSMEFIGYLNDQLHGFYRSNYRDSDGTEKTLAVTQFQATDARRAFPCFDEPSLKATFEVYLGRTTNMSSISNMPIIETIPMEDQEGWVWDHYDTSVPMSTYLVAFVVSDFASLAITTANNHTLFRVWARGSALEQAEYARLVGPPILTHFEDYFNQSYPLPKQDMVAIPDFSAGAMENWGLITYRETAMLYDPGVSAASNKQYVVAVVAHELAHQWFGNLVTPRWWTDLWLNEGFASYVEYIGINHVEPTWQVMEQFVLNEVQIVFSLDSLESSHPISIPVGHPDEISQIFDRISYAKGASIIRMMNHFLTEDTFRKGLSNYLDAFKYGNAEQDDLWEHLTEAAHQDGTLPLHLTVKTIMDTWTLQMGYPVIMVDRSPDGTSAIVSQERFLLVKEALVSEDTHVYKWWVPLTYTGGDDPNFNNTQVKVWMKESETHITIPSLPNKDHWVIFNLRETGYYRVNYDLHNWNLLIQQLLADHRVIHTINRAQIIDDAMNLAKAGQVEYDTALGVYNYLGQETEYVPWAAAINNLAYLKEMFARTGGYGALKRYLLDILVPLYNTLGFADSPGDPLLDQYTRQKALTWACELDHPDCLKNAAAIYAHWMNNPKNNSSIISPNLKSTVYCHAIGVGGEKEWNFAWEEYLSSNVGSEKNRLLSAMGCTKEVWILSRYLEMAFSPDSGIRKQDAFRVFGAVAANEVGRPLAWSFLQDQWDTIFEFYGKAKSRLIKSATSFFNTVQQLKELRLFRREHLEDLESVSRSVQQVIERTKINIAWMNENYKVIVNWLDKNGYSTKLSSA, encoded by the exons ATGATGACTGGCTCCCGCCGAGCCGGAGACGTGCTGGCTATGGAGGGCAATCATCCAGATCATGTCTTGGCGTTCGGGAAGACCAAAGGCTGCTACGTCAGCAGAAGCGTGGCCGTCCTGCTGGGCGTCTTCTTCGTCAGTGGGCTGGTGGCCACGGGGCTCCTGGTCTACTACTACGCGCCACAGGGGACGGACCCTAATCAGGAGTCACTCTTGCTCTCTAAAACACAG TCGACGGAGCGCAAGCCTATGCTAGCCCGGAGACGCACCTCAAATTCTACCAAGCGCCTCACCCCCGTCaggtccaacaccaccagcaaacgACTCTCAGGCACTAAGACCAAAACAGGCATCAGTTTCAGCAGCACAAGGGCGCCTACAtctcccctccccatcaccacggaGGCGCCATTTCTCGAAGAGATAGACGCCCGTCTTCCCAAAGCCCTGAAGCCCCTCCACTACCTGGTCAAGCTTCAACCCTTCATCAACGGCAACTTCAGCATCCTGGGCTACGTGGAGGTCGAGATGGAGGTGTTGGAGCCCACCCTCAACATCACTCTCCACATCGCCGACATCATCACCAAGAATGACACTATCAGG gtggtgcctgTGGGGAACACGGAAGGCCTTGGCTTGAATATAAAGAAACACGAGTATGATCATGAGCGGCAGTTCTACGTGGCTCATCTGGAAGAGGAGCTGCAGCAGGGTCACAAGTACATCCTCTCCATGGAGTTCATAGGCTATCTCAACGACCAGCTCCATGGTTTCTACCGCTCCAATTACAGGGACTCCGACGGTACCGAAAA GACGTTGGCGGTGACGCAGTTCCAGGCGACGGACGCGCGACGAGCCTTCCCGTGCTTCGACGAGCCCAGTCTCAAGGCCACCTTCGAGGTCTACCTGGGTCGCACCACCAACATGTCCTCTATATCTAACATGCCCATCATCGAGACTATACCCAT GGAGGATCAGGAGGGTTGGGTGTGGGATCATTACGACACAAGCGTCCCGATGTCCACCTACCTGGTCGCCTTTGTCGTGTCAGACTTCGCCAGCCTCGCCATCACCACCGCCAACAACCACACCTTGTTCAGGG TGTGGGCGAGGGGGTCGGCGCTGGAGCAGGCGGAGTACGCCAGGCTTGTCGGGCCGCCCATTCTCACCCACTTCGAGGACTACTTCAACCAATCCTACCCGCTCCCCAAGCAGGACATGGTCGCCATCCCGGACTTCTCTGCGGGAGCCATGGAGAACTGGGGACTCATTACCTACAG GGAGACGGCCATGCTCTACGACCCCGGCGTGTCGGCCGCCTCCAACAAGCAGTacgtagtggcggtggtggctcaCGAGCTGGCCCACCAGTGGTTCGGTAACCTGGTCACGCCCAGGTGGTGGACCGACCTCTGGCTCAACGAAGGCTTCGCCTCCTACGTCGAGTACATTGGCATCAATCAT gtGGAGCCGACCTGGCAGGTGATGGAGCAGTTTGTGCTGAACGAGGTACAGATCGTGTTCAGTTTGGACAGCCTAGAGTCCTCCCACCCCATCAGTATCCCCGTCGGGCACCCGGATGAGATCAGCCAGATCTTCGACAGGATCTCTTATGCAAAAG GTGCGTCCATCATCCGCATGATGAACCACTTCCTAACTGAGGACACCTTCAGGAAGGGCTTGAGCAACTACCTCGATGCCTT CAAGTATGGGAACGCCGAGCAGGACGACCTTTGGGAACACCTGACGGAGGCGGCCCATCAGGACGGTACACTGCCCCTTCACCTCACTGTCAAGACCATCATGGACACCTGGACGCTGCAGATGGGTTACCCCGTCATAATGGTGGACAGGAGCCCGGACGGTACTTCCGCTATTGTCTCCCAG GAACGGTTCCTCTTGGTAAAGGAAGCATTGGTCTCGGAGGACACCCACGTCTACAAGTGGTGGGTGCCGTTGACCTACACAGGTGGGGACGATCCCAACTTCAACAATACACAGGTCAAGGTGTGGATGAAGGAGTCCGAGACACACATCACCATCCCGTCCCTGCCCAACAAGGACCATTGGGTCATCTTCAACCTGCGAGAGACGGGTTATTACAGAGTTAACTACGATCTCCACAACTGGAACCTGCTTATCCAGCAACTGCTCGCTGACCACCGGGTCATCCACACCATCAACAGAGCTCAGATTATCGATGACGCCATGAACCTCGCCAAAGCAG GTCAAGTAGAGTACGACACTGCTCTAGGGGTGTACAACTACCTGGGTCAGGAGACAGAGTACGTGCCCTGGGCCGCTGCTATCAACAATCTGGCTTACCTGAAGGAGATGTTCGCCCGTACCGGAGGCTACGGAGCTCTCAAG AGGTACTTACTGGACATCCTGGTGCCCCTGTACAACACCCTGGGGTTCGCCGATAGCCCGGGCGACCCGCTGCTGGACCAATACACGCGACAGAAGGCGCTGACGTGGGCCTGCGAGCTGGACCACCCGGACTGTCTCAAGAACGCCGCAGCCATATACGCCCACTGGATGAATAACCCCAAAAACAACAG TAGCATAATCTCGCCCAACCTGAAGTCGACGGTGTACTGCCACGCCATCGGTGTGGGCGGGGAGAAGGAGTGGAACTTCGCCTGGGAGGAATACCTCAGTAGCAACGTCGGCTCCGAGAAGAACCGCCTCCTCTCCGCCATGGGATGCACCAAGGAGGTCTGGATACTGTCCCG GTACCTGGAGATGGCCTTCAGCCCTGATAGCGGCATCAGGAAGCAGGACGCCTTCAGAGTGTTCGGCGCCGTAGCTGCCAACGAGGTGGGTCGACCCCTCGCCTGGAGCTTCCTGCAGGACCAGTGGGATACCATCTTTGAGTT CTATGGGAAGGCCAAGTCCAGGTTGATCAAGTCTGCCACCAGTTTCTTCAACACCGTCCAGCAACTCAAGGAG